The sequence below is a genomic window from Fulvitalea axinellae.
ACGAGATGCTTTTCGATATGCGAAACGATCCCGGCGAAAAGAAAAACCTAATCTCAGACAGCCGTTATGGAGCCGATATAAGCGCGTTGCGTAAGCTTCACGGACAATGGTTGCGCGACCGTGAGCTGGCGCCAAATGTGCCGGAGGCAAACCGATGGAACGTTAAATAACGGAACTTTTACCAAACCATTTTTAGGGAATGAAAAGAAGGAATTTTATAAAAAACAGCGCTTTGGCCGCCGCCGGAGTCAGTTGCTTACCGAAGTTGGCGCACAGTGCCAGGCGTAAGAAGCCGAATGTCCTTATCATCCACACGGACCAACAGAGCACGTGGACACTTGGGGCTTACGGAGGAAAAGTGGTCCCTACTCCGTATATAGATTCATTGGCCGAGGAAGGTGCCCGGCTTGATAATTTTTTTACGAATTCGGCCGTATGTACCGCCTCACGCGGATGTTTTATCAGTGGCATGTATCCGCACACCAATGGCGCGTACAAAAACGACGAACCTTTAAGGCAAGACATCGAGACATTCGCCCATGTGTTCAAGAAAAACGGTTACGAAACCGGCTACGTGGGCAAATGGCATTTGGACGGGGAACCAAAGCCGGGGTTTGTTCCCAAAGAAAGGTCAGTAGGCTTCGACGATTGCAAATATATGATGAACCGCGGGCACTGGAAGAAAATGGAAGACAAGGCCGACGGTTCCGTCAAGGTTTATCCATATAAGGTGATCGGTGATAAAAAGACGTATACAACGGATTTTGTAACTGAGAAAACGCTTGATTTTATAAAGAAAGACCGTGGTGATAAGCCGTTTATGATGATGCTTTCCATTCCGGATCCGCACGGGCCTTTGTCCGTCCGTGAGCCGTACGCGTCAATGTATAAGCCTAAAGACATGGAACTTCCGAGGACTTTTAACGCTCCGCCTCCGCATTGGATCGATAAAAGCCATCGCTATGGAAAGGACCAAAAAAATCGAGTGAAAAGGCTCAAGTACGAGAAAGCCCAATACTATGGGATGGTAAAGTGTATAGATGATAATGTTGGAAAGATCATCCGAACGCTAAAAGCCAAAGGAATTTACGATAACACTATCTTGGTATTCACGGCCGACCATGGTGAATATATGGGCGAGCACGGTGGCTTGTACGGCAAAAATATGTTTTATGAGACCGCTTACCGAGTTCCTTTTTTAGTTCGTTGGCCTAAGGGAGTAAAACCGGGCACCGTTATCAAACAGCACGTCACGACTGTTGATTTCAAAGCCACCATTGCGGGACTTGCCGGCTTAAACACCAACGGAAACGAGCAAGGGCTTGACGCTTCACGAATGTTGGAAGGGAGAAAGGCAAGCAGGAAAATGGAAAACCGGGCGTATTTCCATCACTCGCACGAAGCCTTTGCCGGCGCCTACGACGATGATTTTTCAGTAGGCTTCTTCCCTGACGGCAACCATCTGCTTTTCGACCGAAAAAGCGATCCGGACCAGATAAACAACTTGGCGAAACACCCGAAATATGCCGGTACGCTCCAAGATCTGTACGGGAAAGTACTCGCCAACAGTCAAAAGATGAATCAGCCATCTGTAAAGTGGCTTACGAAGCTGGACCTAAACAAAGCGAGTCGCGGCTAAACGACCGAAAATCCCCAGCCAATACAGTTGGGGATTTTCTATAATAAGATACGAATGATCAGCCTGTTTTTCCGAGTCCTCTGCCGGTTCTTAGCGCTCTGGTATCGGGAATCAATACTCTTACTTTCGACATCAGCAAATACATCTCCCTCCCTATTTCCCTTATGCATTTATCATACATAATATCCTCTAGCGGAGTGTCGTCATACCGTTGCGGATCCTCGTATTTAAGCAACGAACGATGATCTGTTCCTATGCCGGCCGGGCAAGCCTTATTAGCTTCCTGACAAGTGATAATGGCATAGAAATCCTGCTTGGGATTCGAAGGGTCGTCATAAAGTTTGGAGTATAGCTTGATAGGCGGATAATCCGGAGCGAAAGTCACCAAATACGCCGGTCCTTTGGAACATGTGATTGGGTCCACCTCAAACCCCGCCCTCCTCAATCCGCTGATTACACGGACATTGGGCACTGTGATCACGGTTCCTCCTGAGAAGGTTCGAATCCTTTTTTCGTCAAATCCGAAATGTACGGCTAAGGCCCCCGCCCATACTTGCGCTATATGGCTTCGTCTGGAATTATGGGTACAGATAAAGCTCAGGTTAACGAAATCCCTGATTCTCAAAGTAGACTTAATGCTCTCGGCCAAACGTTCGATCTCCGAGACGCGGTTTGCGGGTACGGCGGCCAACTCCAAGGCCACTTCCGCTATGTATTTGTCCAGTTTGCTAAGTAATTTCATGCGCTAGCGTTGTTTGAGCTGTTTAGGGTAATAACATATCTAAAGCTCAATTTTGCTGCAAACGTCAGTTACGCTTAGATTATTTTTTGGTGAAGCGGGAAAAGTCAGTAGTGAATTAGTATCAGGTCTTAGGTATTTAGTATTAGGTACGATGCTGATGTATTTATATAATATCGCAAAAAAATTAGCCCGACTGGACGCTTCCTGCCGGGCTAATGGATTTCTAGTCGAAATTGATTGGCTTTGACTAAATAATCGGTGTTGCTTTATAAACGTTATGCTCTTCCAAAGGCTTGATTCGCCCTTCCATTTCAATACTGTGACCCCAATTGCCACTAATCCTCACCCTAACATTTTCACTCGTAACCGCCGTAACCGAAACCGAATAAGTACCTATTGGCGACATTACCTGAGTACGGGCGTACATGCTTTTCTTACGGGTTTTCGCTTTATAGTTCTTAGCCTTACCGTCTACGGTTATCCCACCAATGCCATTATAGCCCAAATGGCCAACCTCAGTCCCGATTTGGAAAGTCACGTCCTCACCGTGGATGGCGAAAAAATTAGTTCCCGGGTTAACGGGCAATGTGCCACCATAACGACCGTAAAGCATATCGCATTCAACAATGAAACTACCCGAATCCAACAGGCTTTTCGCCAACTTGATCTGAGCCTCCTGTTCCAGCTTACGCTTTTCTTGGGCTTTTTTCCATTTGAGTTTTTTAATCTCCCTTTTAGAAAGCCCTTCCGTATTCAGAGTATCCAAGCTCTGAGCCGAAGCCCAACTACCCGTCAATACCAACACACATATAATGAATATCCTTTTCATGGGAAGAGTATTTTAATGATAAATCCCCGGGCCTCAAAGGCGTCAGGTTGATTCAAAGACACCTTCATATATGTGAAACGTTGAAATAGAGGCTGAATTATACCTAATAATTTGACCTAAATGAAAAAAGCCACCCATGTAGGCGGCTCTTCACTATAGCAAGAGAATATATGTGTGTTAGGCCAAAATTTCTGTTCCCGAAGGTTCCAACAAGTCGTTAGACGAACGGATAACAACCCTTGAAACCCCTTTTTCCAAAGCTTCGAAAGCATTGTCCAATTTTGGAATCATGCCGTCGGTAATCACTTTTTTGTCTTTATAGGCTGTGTAATTTTCGGGATTTACCAATTCAATTACCGAATCGTCGTCCGACGGATCGCTGAGAACACCTTTTTTCTCGAAGCAATACACAAGATCAACATCACTGACCGACGACATGGCTTTGGCTACCGTGGAAGCGATTGTATCGGCGTTCGTGTTGAGCAGTTGGCCTTCTCCGTCGTGAGTGATTGCGCACATGACGGGGACTACACCTGTCTTGATCGCAGTCGCCAAGAAGGACGTATTCACACCGTCATCCCTAGGATCTCCTACAAAACCGTAATCGACGGTTTTTACGGGGCGCTTATCGGCATGGATAACTCCAGCGTCGGCACCGCTTAGGCCAAGAGCGTTACAACCTAGGCTTTGGAGTTTGGCTACGAGTTTTTTGTTTAATAAGCCAGCGTAAGTCATGGTCACGATATCCAGCGTCTGGGCGTCTGTGATTCTTCGGCCGTCCACCATTTTGGGAGTGATTCCCATCTGTTTGGACAATCCGGAAGCGATTTTACCGCCACCGTGCACCAATATTTTCGCACCTTCAAGCTTAGCGAATTCCGTAAGGAACTTTTCTAATTTTTCGGGATGATCGATGACGTTTCCGCCTATTTTTATGACACTGATTTTCATAATCAAAACTCTAAATCGCTAGTTATTCTCAAGCATTTCCTTCATTACCGATTGGGCTGCGAATATTCTGTTTTCGGCTTGCTTCAATACGATTGAATTGTCTACTACCGAATCACTCGCCACCAAATTTCTGCGCAAAGGAAGGCAATGCATAAACTTGCCGTTGTTGGTCAATGACATTTTTTCCTGTGTCACCGTCCAATCGGCGTTATCGCCCGGGAGCTTTCCGTAGCGGTCATAGCTACTCCAACTTTTGGCGTAGACGAAATCCGCACCGTCCAGAGCTTCCGCCTGCTCGTGAGTCACTTTTACACCCCTGAGGAATTCGGGAGCCGGGTTATACCCTTTCGGATTCGCCAAGGTGATATCCCAACCGAACGCCGCCGCCCATTCCAAAAACGAATTTCCTACGGCTTGCGGCAAAGGCTTGACGTGAGGAGCCCAAGTAACGGCGATTTTCGGACGAACGATTCCTGATTCGTAAATCGTAATCATATCGGCCAATGACTGGAGCGGGTGGCGAATAGCCGACTCAAGGCTAACCACCGGCACAGACGAATGCTGGATGAATTGGTTCAAAATGCGTTCGGCATAGTCTTCCTCACGGTTTTGCAAGCCGGCGAAAGTCCTCACCCCGATGATGTCGCAATAAAGGCTGACTACCCTTACGGCTTCCTTGACGTGCTCGGCTTTGTCACCGTTCATTACCACGCCGTCCTCAAACTCAAGCTTCCAACCGTCTTCGTTGATATCGAAAA
It includes:
- a CDS encoding DUF4251 domain-containing protein; translation: MKRIFIICVLVLTGSWASAQSLDTLNTEGLSKREIKKLKWKKAQEKRKLEQEAQIKLAKSLLDSGSFIVECDMLYGRYGGTLPVNPGTNFFAIHGEDVTFQIGTEVGHLGYNGIGGITVDGKAKNYKAKTRKKSMYARTQVMSPIGTYSVSVTAVTSENVRVRISGNWGHSIEMEGRIKPLEEHNVYKATPII
- a CDS encoding N-acetylornithine carbamoyltransferase, translated to MKQFTSVHDVADPKKLVESALELKASPYAHKALGKNKTVCLIFLNPSLRTRLSTQKAAMNLGMEVMVFDINEDGWKLEFEDGVVMNGDKAEHVKEAVRVVSLYCDIIGVRTFAGLQNREEDYAERILNQFIQHSSVPVVSLESAIRHPLQSLADMITIYESGIVRPKIAVTWAPHVKPLPQAVGNSFLEWAAAFGWDITLANPKGYNPAPEFLRGVKVTHEQAEALDGADFVYAKSWSSYDRYGKLPGDNADWTVTQEKMSLTNNGKFMHCLPLRRNLVASDSVVDNSIVLKQAENRIFAAQSVMKEMLENN
- a CDS encoding sulfatase-like hydrolase/transferase → MKRRNFIKNSALAAAGVSCLPKLAHSARRKKPNVLIIHTDQQSTWTLGAYGGKVVPTPYIDSLAEEGARLDNFFTNSAVCTASRGCFISGMYPHTNGAYKNDEPLRQDIETFAHVFKKNGYETGYVGKWHLDGEPKPGFVPKERSVGFDDCKYMMNRGHWKKMEDKADGSVKVYPYKVIGDKKTYTTDFVTEKTLDFIKKDRGDKPFMMMLSIPDPHGPLSVREPYASMYKPKDMELPRTFNAPPPHWIDKSHRYGKDQKNRVKRLKYEKAQYYGMVKCIDDNVGKIIRTLKAKGIYDNTILVFTADHGEYMGEHGGLYGKNMFYETAYRVPFLVRWPKGVKPGTVIKQHVTTVDFKATIAGLAGLNTNGNEQGLDASRMLEGRKASRKMENRAYFHHSHEAFAGAYDDDFSVGFFPDGNHLLFDRKSDPDQINNLAKHPKYAGTLQDLYGKVLANSQKMNQPSVKWLTKLDLNKASRG
- the argB gene encoding acetylglutamate kinase: MKISVIKIGGNVIDHPEKLEKFLTEFAKLEGAKILVHGGGKIASGLSKQMGITPKMVDGRRITDAQTLDIVTMTYAGLLNKKLVAKLQSLGCNALGLSGADAGVIHADKRPVKTVDYGFVGDPRDDGVNTSFLATAIKTGVVPVMCAITHDGEGQLLNTNADTIASTVAKAMSSVSDVDLVYCFEKKGVLSDPSDDDSVIELVNPENYTAYKDKKVITDGMIPKLDNAFEALEKGVSRVVIRSSNDLLEPSGTEILA
- a CDS encoding protein-tyrosine-phosphatase, with amino-acid sequence MKLLSKLDKYIAEVALELAAVPANRVSEIERLAESIKSTLRIRDFVNLSFICTHNSRRSHIAQVWAGALAVHFGFDEKRIRTFSGGTVITVPNVRVISGLRRAGFEVDPITCSKGPAYLVTFAPDYPPIKLYSKLYDDPSNPKQDFYAIITCQEANKACPAGIGTDHRSLLKYEDPQRYDDTPLEDIMYDKCIREIGREMYLLMSKVRVLIPDTRALRTGRGLGKTG